A section of the Candidatus Limnocylindrales bacterium genome encodes:
- a CDS encoding alpha/beta hydrolase codes for MAADSSPFPERRDQRIRVGRLMLHVTDWGGHTTDDAIVLAHPTGFLGAVWRPLLARLRALGVTSRLVTYDQRGHGLSSKPDDDYSWEHFLTDAVELLRAMGIRNALGVGHSAGATTLAGVAAAAPGLLRRVVMIDPVLFHPELARLMREIDENPMAARTRTRRVVWGSREELFRSYRGREPYDTWTDEALHAYVDEGTFERPDGEIELLCPARIEAQVYSAAAGFDGFAKVAEAGVPLLFVRGERSTTFDEERARRAVEVARNGRLVTVPETTHFVPMEKPDEVARLVVAEHRAEA; via the coding sequence ATGGCAGCCGATTCTTCTCCGTTTCCCGAGCGCCGCGACCAGCGGATCCGCGTCGGCAGGCTCATGCTTCACGTTACGGACTGGGGCGGGCATACGACCGACGATGCGATCGTTCTTGCGCATCCGACCGGTTTCCTCGGCGCCGTCTGGAGGCCTCTTCTCGCAAGGCTGCGCGCGCTCGGAGTGACGTCGCGGCTGGTCACGTACGATCAGCGTGGCCACGGTCTTTCGTCCAAACCCGACGACGACTACTCGTGGGAGCATTTCCTGACCGATGCGGTGGAGTTGCTGCGCGCAATGGGCATCCGCAATGCGCTCGGGGTCGGACATTCGGCGGGAGCGACGACGCTCGCCGGCGTTGCGGCTGCGGCGCCCGGCCTTCTGCGACGCGTGGTGATGATCGACCCGGTGCTTTTTCATCCCGAGCTCGCACGTCTCATGCGCGAGATCGATGAAAATCCGATGGCCGCGCGCACGCGCACACGCCGCGTCGTCTGGGGATCGCGCGAAGAGCTGTTCCGCTCGTATCGCGGGCGCGAGCCGTACGACACGTGGACCGACGAAGCCCTGCACGCGTACGTCGACGAGGGAACGTTCGAACGGCCCGACGGCGAGATCGAGCTGCTGTGCCCCGCGCGCATCGAGGCGCAGGTCTATTCGGCCGCGGCCGGTTTCGATGGCTTTGCGAAGGTTGCCGAGGCCGGCGTTCCGCTGCTGTTCGTGCGAGGCGAGCGCAGCACGACGTTCGATGAGGAACGCGCGCGCCGTGCCGTGGAGGTCGCGCGCAACGGTCGGCTCGTGACCGTGCCGGAAACGACGCACTTCGTTCCGATGGAGAAGCCCGACGAAGTTGCACGCCTCGTCGTTGCCGAGCACCGCGCCGAGGCGTAG
- a CDS encoding mechanosensitive ion channel family protein, protein MELIFLERLLMAPLLALAAAALVGVLRGFGSVRRLRMWAVLTGLLTGAYIAVWGSGIPYESALLQALFALFVLTGTATLLRLVDLIFWDWFLSTRRQVSVPRLAVDLFKLIAIVGVIIAILKYDYGMELSGLLVTSTVVSAVIGLAIQDMLANVAAGLGVQIEKPFSVGDWLLIGTHEGIVTQLNWRTLTLLTRDRHEVLVPNSTVSKTEVVNFSRPTRLQRTHATIGIAYRHPPGIVKAALARAAQSCPEVAADPPVEILVKSFDDFAITYDVRFWITDFSRLLQITDDVYSRCWYELQRANISIPFPTRDVTIRTASDEQEMQAADQRRREIFSVLRPLQVFEPLSDEQIQTLVGAAALQRFMQGEMLVRQGDRGESLFVIRSGKVRIDKSLDGGHATTMAMMGAGEFFGEMSLLTGEPRTASIIAEDETEVVMVSKEAFAPVLTADTGIIVGLSAALETRARNTAERIADLPQTPGGMKAPAPTAQLLRKIGRFFGLDEQ, encoded by the coding sequence GTGGAGCTGATTTTCCTCGAACGCCTCCTGATGGCGCCGCTGCTTGCCCTCGCCGCCGCCGCGCTCGTCGGCGTGCTGCGCGGCTTCGGATCGGTCCGGCGGCTGCGGATGTGGGCCGTGCTGACAGGGCTGCTGACCGGAGCGTACATCGCCGTCTGGGGCTCCGGCATTCCGTACGAATCGGCGCTCCTGCAGGCGCTGTTCGCGCTGTTCGTGCTGACCGGTACCGCGACGCTGCTGCGGCTCGTCGACCTCATCTTCTGGGACTGGTTCCTCAGCACGAGGCGTCAGGTTTCCGTGCCGCGGCTCGCCGTCGATCTGTTCAAGCTGATCGCGATCGTCGGCGTCATCATCGCGATCCTCAAATACGACTACGGAATGGAGCTGAGCGGGCTGCTGGTGACCTCGACGGTCGTCTCGGCGGTCATCGGCCTCGCGATCCAGGACATGCTCGCCAACGTCGCGGCGGGTCTCGGAGTACAGATCGAGAAGCCCTTTTCGGTCGGCGACTGGCTGCTGATCGGAACGCACGAAGGCATCGTCACGCAGCTCAACTGGCGCACGCTGACGTTGCTCACCCGCGACCGCCACGAGGTGCTGGTCCCGAACTCGACCGTTTCCAAGACCGAGGTCGTCAACTTCTCCAGGCCGACGAGGCTGCAGCGTACGCACGCGACGATCGGCATCGCGTACAGGCATCCTCCGGGAATCGTCAAGGCCGCGCTCGCGCGGGCAGCGCAGTCCTGTCCGGAAGTTGCGGCCGATCCGCCGGTCGAGATCCTCGTCAAATCCTTCGACGACTTCGCGATCACGTACGACGTGCGGTTCTGGATCACGGATTTCTCGCGCCTGCTGCAGATCACCGACGACGTCTACTCACGCTGCTGGTACGAGCTGCAGCGCGCCAACATCTCGATCCCGTTCCCGACCCGCGACGTGACGATCCGCACTGCCTCCGACGAGCAGGAGATGCAGGCCGCCGATCAGCGCCGCCGCGAGATCTTCTCGGTGCTGCGGCCGCTGCAGGTGTTCGAGCCGCTCAGCGACGAGCAGATCCAGACCCTGGTCGGAGCCGCCGCGCTTCAGCGCTTCATGCAGGGCGAGATGCTCGTCCGCCAGGGCGACCGCGGTGAATCGCTGTTCGTGATCCGCTCGGGAAAGGTGCGCATCGACAAATCGCTCGACGGCGGCCACGCGACCACGATGGCGATGATGGGCGCAGGTGAATTCTTCGGCGAGATGAGCCTGCTGACCGGCGAGCCGCGAACCGCATCGATCATCGCCGAGGACGAAACCGAAGTCGTCATGGTCAGCAAGGAAGCGTTCGCACCGGTGCTGACGGCCGACACGGGAATCATCGTCGGCCTGTCGGCGGCGCTCGAAACCCGCGCGCGCAACACTGCCGAGCGCATCGCCGACCTGCCGCAGACGCCGGGCGGAATGAAAGCCCCGGCACCGACCGCACAGCTGCTGCGCAAGATCGGACGGTTCTTCGGGCTCGACGAGCAGTAG
- a CDS encoding SDR family NAD(P)-dependent oxidoreductase — MCRLEGKIALITGGASGIGLATAKEFHAAGAKLAIADINDASAIARELGGIAIRVDVTNSDDVEAMVQKTVEHYGRIDVLFNNAGIERHAPIAAMDLAEHRRVMDVDLNGVYYCLQSAIRAMANNEGPCRGSIVNTASVAGLIGAPGLSSYNAAKGGVVLLTKVGALEAAPLGIRVNAVCPGIIRTPMADAFGDGSMGQFTVESFAQRVHPLGRLGEPHEVAKLVTFLASDDASFITGAAIPIDGGMTAGAPVPVGM; from the coding sequence ATGTGTCGTCTCGAAGGAAAAATCGCACTGATCACCGGCGGCGCGTCGGGCATCGGCCTGGCCACGGCGAAGGAATTCCATGCGGCCGGCGCGAAGCTGGCGATCGCCGACATCAACGATGCCTCGGCGATCGCACGCGAGCTCGGCGGGATCGCGATCCGCGTGGACGTGACCAACTCGGACGACGTCGAAGCGATGGTGCAGAAGACCGTCGAGCATTACGGGCGCATCGACGTGCTGTTCAACAACGCCGGCATCGAGCGCCACGCACCGATTGCAGCCATGGACCTCGCCGAGCACCGGCGCGTCATGGATGTCGACCTGAACGGCGTCTACTACTGCCTGCAGTCCGCGATCCGCGCGATGGCGAACAATGAAGGCCCGTGCCGCGGATCGATCGTCAACACGGCCTCGGTGGCCGGACTGATCGGAGCGCCGGGACTTTCCAGTTACAACGCGGCCAAAGGCGGCGTGGTGCTGCTGACCAAAGTCGGCGCGCTCGAAGCCGCGCCGCTCGGGATCCGCGTCAATGCGGTGTGCCCGGGCATCATCCGCACGCCGATGGCCGACGCGTTCGGCGATGGCAGCATGGGACAGTTCACCGTCGAATCGTTCGCGCAGCGCGTGCATCCGCTCGGCCGCCTCGGCGAGCCGCACGAAGTCGCCAAGCTGGTCACGTTCCTTGCCAGTGACGACGCGTCGTTCATCACCGGTGCGGCGATTCCGATCGACGGCGGCATGACGGCGGGAGCACCGGTTCCGGTCGGAATGTAA
- a CDS encoding isocitrate/isopropylmalate family dehydrogenase, with protein sequence MSSTTIVVLDGDQTGQELLAESLRVLDPAVTRVPLLFEHFDLSLESRRATRNQVVLDAAARLRECGFGIKAATITPEKAGDAGSPNAILREAIDGKVILRVGRRLPNVRPVAGVYSPIAVVRMAVDDAYGAKEWREGSGLDEIAYRTEKITRGTCHAVAEFAFRYAERTRAKVFGGPKFTVSPTYEGMLKEELDAAALRHPGVPYEPQLIDATYALLLVKAGEALVIPALNRDGDCLSDLVLQMFGSIAGSESMILAFDEGFNVKTVVAEAPHGTAPGLFGKNVANPLAMILAGAGLLTYVGTPEAERASRAIYESALEAIYDGVATADLGHHTGTTEFTDEVIGRVSKKLEVWGSL encoded by the coding sequence ATGTCCAGCACGACAATCGTGGTACTCGACGGCGACCAGACCGGCCAGGAGCTGCTTGCCGAATCGCTTCGCGTGCTCGATCCGGCGGTAACGCGCGTTCCGCTCCTTTTCGAGCACTTCGACCTGTCGCTCGAAAGCCGGCGTGCAACCCGCAATCAGGTCGTGCTCGACGCGGCCGCGCGACTTCGCGAGTGCGGCTTCGGCATCAAGGCTGCGACCATCACGCCGGAAAAAGCCGGCGACGCCGGCAGCCCCAACGCGATCCTGCGCGAAGCAATCGATGGCAAGGTGATCCTGCGCGTCGGGCGAAGGCTTCCGAACGTGCGGCCGGTCGCCGGCGTCTATTCGCCGATCGCCGTCGTGCGCATGGCGGTCGACGACGCGTACGGCGCCAAGGAATGGCGCGAAGGCAGCGGCCTCGACGAAATCGCGTACCGCACCGAAAAGATCACGCGCGGCACCTGTCATGCCGTTGCCGAGTTCGCGTTCCGCTATGCCGAACGCACGCGCGCGAAAGTTTTCGGCGGCCCCAAGTTCACGGTCAGTCCGACGTACGAAGGGATGCTCAAGGAGGAGCTCGATGCTGCGGCGCTGCGGCATCCCGGCGTGCCGTATGAGCCGCAGCTGATCGATGCGACGTATGCGCTGCTGCTCGTCAAGGCCGGCGAAGCGCTGGTGATCCCTGCGCTCAACCGCGACGGCGACTGTCTGAGCGACCTCGTGCTGCAGATGTTCGGGTCGATCGCCGGCAGCGAGTCGATGATTCTCGCGTTCGACGAAGGCTTCAACGTGAAGACCGTCGTCGCCGAGGCGCCGCACGGCACGGCGCCGGGCCTTTTCGGAAAGAACGTGGCCAATCCGCTCGCGATGATCCTCGCCGGCGCGGGGCTGCTGACGTACGTCGGGACGCCCGAGGCCGAGCGCGCATCGCGGGCAATCTACGAATCCGCTCTCGAAGCGATCTACGACGGCGTCGCAACCGCCGACCTCGGCCACCACACCGGCACCACCGAGTTCACCGACGAGGTGATCGGGCGCGTCTCCAAGAAGCTCGAGGTCTGGGGCTCGCTGTAG